The stretch of DNA TTTCCAACATCATTCGTGCGCTCGGAGACAGTCGGACGCCCTTATGGTTCCTGATTATCAGTTCGTTGATCAATATTGGTTTGGAATTACTATTTATTTTGGGCTTCCATTGGGGCATTGCCGGGGCTGGCTGGGCGACTATTTTAGCGCAGCTCATTGCAACCTTGATGTGTGTGGTCTATATCGTTGCCCGAGTCCCAATTCTGCACATTGGTCGGCGTCACTTTAAGTTACGTTTGCCAGAAGTTAGTGCCCATTTGAAGGTCGGTTTGCCGATGGCGTTTCAAATGTCAATTATTGCCATTGGGACGATCGTGCTCCAAGCAGCGTTAAACAGTTTGGGGACGAATTCAGTGGCCGCGACGACTGCTGCTCAAAAGATTGACCAAGTTGCCACTCAGCCGTTGATGTCCTTTGGCGTCACCATGGCCACCTTTGCTGCCCAGAATTTTGGCGCTCATCAATATGACCGTATCGTCAAAGGGGTCAAACAGACCATGTGGCTTTCAGGCAGTTTCAGTGTTGCCGCTGGGTTGATTGAGATCATTTGGGGAAAGCAACTCGTCGGACTATTCGTGGGTCATCAGGATATGGCGGTCTTAAACCTCTCCCAAACGTATTTTAATGTGATTGGGAGCACGTACATCTTGCTTTCGATGTTGTTTATTATGCGGAACACGTTACAAGGCTTAGGCCGTTCCGCAATTCCAACTTTGGCTGGGGCCGCAGAACTATTCATGCGAGTCTTTGCTGCGCTGATTATGGTCCGGTTATTGGGCTATCCAGGGGCTTGTTCGTCAGAACCCTTAGCTTGGTTAGGGTCGGTAGCGGTTTTGTTGCCAGCTTACTTAAAAGCGGTTCGCGAATTACGTCATTTGGCACGCTCAGAACGGCACAATCAAGAAGAAACAGCGCCAGTCATGGAAGCATCCGTAAAAAATTAATATTTTTGCTTGCAACTAAGGCAGTTATTTGATAATATTTGTTATCAATTTGAATGAAGGAGTTTTCTAATGGCGGTAGAATTAAAAATTGGCGATTACGTCCAAGGTAAAAAGTTTGCTTCACTTGAACACGATTTTAAGGGTGAAATTGAAAAAGTATATGAAAACTCAGTTTTAATCTTAATCAAGGAATACACGAAATCTGATGAACCAATTGTTAATGAATATAATCATCGTGCCGTGGTCCGTAAAGGGGACGTCAAGATGATTAAAGCGGGACCAGCACCAGTTGAGGTTCCTGAACCAGAAGCTTAATTTTTTCAATTTAGCGATGACAAGGCAGAAAATATATGCTATACTATTTTCTGTTGTCAATGCGGGTGTAGTTTAGTGGTAAAATACAAGCTTCCCAAGCTTGAGTCGCGAGTCCGATTCTCGTCACCCGCTTAAAATCCATCTCGGCCGACTAGTAACTTGGAAATCAGGTTGCTAGTTTTTTTATATCATTTTTTTGAAG from Lactiplantibacillus brownii encodes:
- a CDS encoding MATE family efflux transporter, giving the protein MNDLTKGKPLKLIFWFTIPLLIGNIFQQFYSLSDTLIVGQTLGVKALAAVGSTGSVQFLIIGFAQGLTAGLSILTAQHYGAKDFKGVRRSFAISIVVSLIVGIILTIVSLIFVDHILVLMQTPKDIIADARTFLQIMLGGMLAPIAFNLLSNIIRALGDSRTPLWFLIISSLINIGLELLFILGFHWGIAGAGWATILAQLIATLMCVVYIVARVPILHIGRRHFKLRLPEVSAHLKVGLPMAFQMSIIAIGTIVLQAALNSLGTNSVAATTAAQKIDQVATQPLMSFGVTMATFAAQNFGAHQYDRIVKGVKQTMWLSGSFSVAAGLIEIIWGKQLVGLFVGHQDMAVLNLSQTYFNVIGSTYILLSMLFIMRNTLQGLGRSAIPTLAGAAELFMRVFAALIMVRLLGYPGACSSEPLAWLGSVAVLLPAYLKAVRELRHLARSERHNQEETAPVMEASVKN
- a CDS encoding DUF2187 domain-containing protein, with product MAVELKIGDYVQGKKFASLEHDFKGEIEKVYENSVLILIKEYTKSDEPIVNEYNHRAVVRKGDVKMIKAGPAPVEVPEPEA